The DNA window CGAGGGCTCCGACGAGCGTCATGATCGCAACCTGACCCAACACCATGCCACGAACGCGGTCGGGCGTGGCTCCAAGCGCCATGCGGAGGCCGATCTCCCGCGTGCGCTGTGCCACGGTATAGGCGAGGACGCCGTAGAGACCGATCGCCGCGAGCAGCGTCGCAAGAAGCGCGAAAGCCGCCGAGAGCGTCGTGATCAAGCGATCGAGATACGTGTTGTTGCGGACCTGCTCGGGAAGCGTTTCGAGCGCCTCGATAGGGAGACTCGAATCCAGCCGCTTCACGACGGCTGTGATCGCCGACGCGGCCTGTGAGAGATTGTCGGAGGTCCGCACGTAGACGTGCATGGCGCCAGGCGCCTGGTCCTGCCGATACGGCACGAAGAATTGCGGCGGCACCGTCTGTTTCACTTCGCTGTATTTCGCATCCTCGACGACTCCGACGATCGTCGTGTCGAGGTTGCTGCGGTAGCCTTGTCCCGGCGCCCATCCCATCAACTTGCCGACCGCGTCGTTCCCCAGGCCGAACTTCTTGGCGAACGTCTGGTTGACGAGAGCGACCGGGGCGGAAGTCACCGTATCGGCATCGCTGAACTCGCGTCCGGCGATGAGCGCGATGCCGAGCGCGGAGAAGTAGCCCGGGCCGACTCTGTTGTAGCGGGAGTTGCTGTCGGTATCTGGTCCGGCCTCGAACCCTTGAACGGCGACCCCTCTTCCGCGGTTGGTCCCGGCCAGAATCGGCACGTTCGAGACCGTCACGGCCGTCACACCCGGCGCTGCC is part of the Gemmatimonadaceae bacterium genome and encodes:
- a CDS encoding FtsX-like permease family protein → FVLLIACANIANLLLARSTARAGEMAIRLSIGASRARLIGQLLTESLLLAALGGIAGLVVAQWTLRLVISLLPPELQHTITFSMSGTVILFGIGLTFATGLLFGLFPALHSTRPDLVSTLKNQAGQPSGAKGAARARLVLATSQIALATTLLASSGFFVKSLLNVSRVDLGFKVDHLVTFGLSPDLNGYSSDRTRLFFQHLEDELRAAPGVTAVTVSNVPILAGTNRGRGVAVQGFEAGPDTDSNSRYNRVGPGYFSALGIALIAGREFSDADTVTSAPVALVNQTFAKKFGLGNDAVGKLMGWAPGQGYRSNLDTTIVGVVEDAKYSEVKQTVPPQFFVPYRQDQAPGAMHVYVRTSDNLSQAASAITAVVKRLDSSLPIEALETLPEQVRNNTYLDRLITTLSAAFALLATLLAAIGLYGVLAYTVAQRTREIGLRMALGATPDRVRGMVLGQVAIMTLVGALVGLGGALAVGKAAQAMLFQMTGADPAVLALSAVALALVALCA